A genomic window from Bacillota bacterium includes:
- a CDS encoding TrkA family potassium uptake protein, producing the protein MRSYLVLGLGRFGQSFARTLSSLGHDVLVVDKNENIIQQFSNEVTHAIAGEASNEELLKSIGVKNYDATIVAIGDIQSSILTAVLLKELGSKYILAKASNELHAKVLYKIGVDKVIFPERDMGIRAANSISSNNIIDIFELSPEYSIMEFTVPLSWVGKTIGGLAVRTKYGVSIVALRTSDYLNILPQADTKFKENDIVVVMGKNSDLKAMQSIK; encoded by the coding sequence ATGAGATCATACCTTGTATTAGGGCTTGGAAGATTTGGGCAGAGCTTTGCAAGGACTCTTTCTTCATTAGGCCACGATGTACTAGTAGTGGATAAAAACGAAAACATTATCCAGCAATTTTCAAATGAAGTAACCCACGCTATTGCCGGTGAAGCCTCAAATGAAGAGCTTTTAAAATCTATAGGTGTAAAAAACTATGACGCTACAATTGTTGCAATAGGAGATATACAATCCAGCATACTAACTGCAGTGTTATTGAAAGAACTTGGTTCAAAATATATCCTTGCTAAAGCCTCAAATGAGCTCCATGCAAAAGTTCTTTACAAAATAGGAGTAGATAAAGTTATATTTCCCGAGCGGGATATGGGAATCAGGGCAGCCAATAGTATTTCATCAAATAATATTATTGACATTTTCGAACTTTCCCCGGAGTACAGCATAATGGAATTTACTGTACCGTTAAGTTGGGTTGGTAAGACCATAGGCGGTCTTGCAGTAAGGACGAAGTATGGGGTAAGTATTGTGGCATTAAGGACATCCGACTATTTGAATATACTCCCCCAGGCAGATACTAAATTTAAAGAAAATGATATAGTTGTGGTAATGGGTAAGAATTCCGACTTAAAAGCTATGCAAAGTATAAAATAA
- a CDS encoding Trk family potassium uptake protein — protein MSKLFFKGKSKIGNTDKPKIVHFFPAHVIALGFAGLIITGAILLYLPFSVRPGQQSVSFVDALFTATSAVCVTGLVVLDTNTTWSAFGQVVIIVLIQAGGLGIMSFATLFSLFLGRRIGLKERLAIQESLNEFTLSGIVRIFKNILIAAFTAEFIGAIIFSTKLIPLYGIKNGIAKSLFHSVSAFCNAGFDIFGSPGNEFTSLSKFNQDPVIVFTISFLIIIGGLGFIVWKDIAVNKKFSAFILHTRVVLLTTFVLIITGTILLYAFEYNNPSTLKGLPVSLKIMNAFFHSITPRTAGFNTISVADLTEQSKLLTILLMFIGGAPGSTAGGIKVTTFSIIIFATLSYIKGDSDVNLLGRRVPETVIKKSLSIIILSAILIFTTTMVLLINKEGSFIQVLFESVSAFGTVGLSTGITPTLNVTSKLQIIITMFLGRIGPLSAAIIISTGQGYKNLPYRFPEGKIGVG, from the coding sequence ATGAGTAAACTTTTTTTTAAAGGTAAGAGCAAAATAGGAAACACTGATAAGCCAAAAATTGTGCATTTTTTCCCGGCTCATGTTATTGCATTAGGATTTGCCGGCTTAATTATTACAGGAGCAATCCTATTATATCTGCCTTTTTCAGTAAGGCCCGGACAACAAAGTGTAAGCTTTGTAGACGCTCTTTTTACTGCTACTTCAGCAGTCTGTGTTACCGGACTTGTTGTTCTCGACACAAATACAACATGGTCCGCATTTGGTCAAGTAGTTATAATAGTATTAATTCAAGCAGGCGGCTTAGGCATTATGTCCTTTGCCACACTTTTTTCTCTATTTTTGGGCAGGCGTATAGGATTAAAGGAAAGGCTTGCCATACAGGAATCTTTAAATGAATTTACACTTTCAGGAATAGTGCGCATCTTTAAAAACATATTAATTGCAGCTTTTACAGCTGAATTTATCGGAGCAATAATTTTTTCAACTAAATTAATTCCCCTGTATGGAATTAAAAATGGTATAGCCAAGAGCTTGTTTCATTCTGTTTCTGCCTTTTGTAATGCCGGATTTGATATATTTGGTAGTCCGGGTAATGAATTTACAAGCCTAAGCAAATTTAATCAGGATCCTGTTATAGTTTTTACTATAAGTTTTTTAATTATAATTGGTGGCTTGGGATTTATTGTCTGGAAGGATATTGCAGTAAATAAAAAGTTTTCCGCCTTTATACTTCATACAAGAGTAGTCTTGCTAACTACATTCGTATTAATTATAACAGGGACTATTCTATTGTATGCCTTTGAGTATAATAATCCTAGTACTTTAAAGGGCCTTCCTGTTTCGTTAAAAATAATGAACGCTTTTTTTCATTCTATTACCCCAAGGACGGCCGGTTTTAACACTATTTCAGTAGCCGACTTGACAGAACAGTCAAAATTGCTTACAATTCTCCTGATGTTTATAGGAGGTGCACCCGGTTCTACAGCCGGGGGAATTAAAGTTACCACTTTCAGCATAATTATTTTTGCTACTTTATCATATATAAAAGGGGATAGCGATGTTAACCTTCTGGGCCGCAGGGTACCTGAAACTGTTATAAAGAAATCTCTTTCAATTATAATATTAAGCGCCATTTTAATATTTACAACAACAATGGTACTTTTAATTAATAAAGAAGGTTCTTTTATACAGGTGTTGTTTGAATCTGTTTCAGCATTTGGGACTGTAGGGCTGTCAACAGGAATTACACCAACCCTAAATGTTACCAGTAAACTTCAGATTATAATAACTATGTTTTTGGGCAGGATTGGCCCTCTTTCAGCTGCAATAATCATATCAACCGGTCAGGGATATAAAAATCTGCCTTACAGATTCCCTGAAGGAAAAATAGGAGTTGGTTAA
- a CDS encoding HAD family hydrolase, with protein sequence MEEIIKGITYIFFDCMETLVDVIELPTIKEYAKWAFEGSGVEKYWNDFEHFLEEYKLARKSIIESLPEHKEFRTIERFELICNNNCNIKGKVNVKVVAEKLNSNFWETYVSKCYVRQDVKEVLPSISKKYGLCVVSNFMVPGGIEELLKIFGIKQYFNFIVTSVNEGWKKPHPVIYNAALKKAGVTPREVLFVGDDYGNDYIAPQKMGFNAIYLDKYGKFTELPYKVKDFYQLGEILGV encoded by the coding sequence ATGGAAGAAATAATTAAGGGAATAACTTATATTTTTTTTGATTGCATGGAGACGCTGGTTGATGTCATAGAATTACCGACGATTAAGGAATATGCTAAATGGGCTTTTGAAGGGTCGGGAGTGGAAAAATACTGGAATGATTTTGAGCATTTTTTGGAAGAATATAAGCTTGCCAGGAAAAGTATAATAGAATCTCTTCCTGAGCATAAAGAATTTAGGACTATTGAGAGGTTTGAGCTAATTTGTAATAACAATTGCAATATTAAAGGGAAGGTGAATGTAAAAGTAGTTGCAGAAAAATTAAATAGCAACTTTTGGGAAACATATGTTTCTAAATGCTATGTTAGACAGGATGTAAAAGAGGTTCTTCCCTCTATTTCCAAAAAATACGGTTTATGTGTAGTATCTAATTTTATGGTACCGGGTGGAATAGAAGAACTTTTAAAGATATTTGGGATAAAACAGTACTTTAATTTTATTGTTACTTCTGTTAATGAAGGTTGGAAAAAACCTCACCCTGTAATTTATAATGCCGCATTAAAAAAGGCAGGGGTAACTCCAAGGGAAGTTTTGTTTGTAGGAGATGACTATGGAAATGATTATATAGCTCCCCAAAAAATGGGGTTTAATGCAATTTATCTGGATAAATATGGCAAATTTACCGAATTACCCTATAAGGTAAAGGACTTTTATCAGTTGGGAGAAATTTTAGGGGTATAA